A genomic segment from Saccharomyces eubayanus strain FM1318 chromosome IX, whole genome shotgun sequence encodes:
- the RPB3 gene encoding DNA-directed RNA polymerase II core subunit RPB3, which translates to MSEEGPQVKIREASKDNVDFILTSVDLAMANSLRRIMIAEIPTLAIDSVEVETNTTVLADEFIAHRLGLIPLQSMDIEQLEYSRDCFCEDHCDKCSVVLTLQAFGESESTTNVYAKDLVIVSNLLGRNIGHPVIQDKEGNGVLICKLRKGQELKLTCVAKKGIAKEHAKWGPAAAIEFEYDPWNKLKHTDYWYEQDSAKEWPQSKNCEYEDPPNEGDAFDYKAEADTFYMNVESVGSITVDQVVVRGIDTLQKKVASILLALTQMDQDKVNFASGDNNAASNMLGTNEDVMMSGAEQDPYSNASQMGNTGSSGGYDNAW; encoded by the coding sequence ATGAGTGAAGAAGGCCCCCAAGTGAAAATAAGAGAAGCCAGTAAAGATAACGTGGATTTCATCTTGACCAGCGTGGATTTGGCCATGGCCAATTCTCTACGTAGAATCATGATAGCGGAGATCCCTACCCTGGCCATCGACTCCGTCGAAGTGGAAACAAACACTACTGTCCTGGCCGATGAATTTATTGCACACAGACTAGGTTTAATACCTCTACAAAGTATGGATATCGAACAACTAGAGTACAGTCGTGATTGTTTTTGTGAAGACCACTGTGACAAGTGTTCCGTGGTGTTGACATTGCAAGCCTTTGGAGAAAGCGAAAGCACTACAAACGTGTACGCCAAGGACTTAGTCATCGTGTCGAACCTTCTGGGACGCAATATCGGTCACCCTGTCATACAAGATAAAGAAGGTAACGGTGTGCTTATTTGCAAGCTGAGAAAGGGCCAAGAGCTGAAACTAACTTGTGTTGCCAAAAAGGGTATAGCCAAGGAACATGCCAAGTGGGGTCCGGCAGCGGCCATAGAATTCGAATACGATCCTTGGAATAAACTCAAACATACCGATTATTGGTACGAACAGGATTCTGCCAAAGAATGGCCCCAGTCCAAAAACTGTGAATACGAAGATCCTCCAAACGAAGGCGACGCCTTTGATTATAAAGCCGAGGCAGACACATTTTACATGAACGTGGAGTCCGTAGGGTCCATTACAGTCGACCAAGTTGTTGTCAGAGGTATCGATACGTTACAGAAAAAGGTCGCTTCGATATTGTTGGCTCTGACACAGATGGATCAAGATAAAGTCAATTTCGCATCGGGCGATAACAACGCCGCCTCAAACATGCTGGGAACCAACGAAGACGTGATGATGTCGGGTGCTGAGCAAGATCCATATTCCAACGCATCTCAAATGGGTAATACTGGATCATCAGGCGGGTATGACAATGCTTGGTGA
- the HIS6 gene encoding 1-(5-phosphoribosyl)-5- ((5-phosphoribosylamino)methylideneamino)imidazole-4-carboxamide isomerase HIS6 — protein sequence MTRFIGCIDLHNGEVKQIVGGTLTSKEEDTPKTNFVSQHPSSYYAKLYKNHDVQGCHVIKLGPNNDDAAREALQESPLFLQVGGGINDTNCLEWLQWASKVIVTSWLFTKEGSFQLNRLKTMAKLCGKDRIVVDLSCRKTQDGRWIVAMNKWQTLTDLELNAETFRELKEYTNEFLIHAADVEGLCGGIDEQLVSKLYEWTKNYDDLKIVYAGGAKSIDDLRLVDELSHGKVDLTFGSSLDIFGGNLVKFEDCCKWNGVQN from the coding sequence atgacAAGATTTATTGGGTGTATAGATTTGCATAACGGGGAAGTTAAACAAATTGTGGGTGGCACGCTGACTAGTAAAGAGGAAGACACTCCAAAGACGAACTTTGTATCCCAACATCCGTCTTCGTATTATGCCAAACTTTATAAAAATCACGACGTTCAAGGGTGCCATGTAATTAAGCTGGGCCCCAACAATGACGACGCTGCACGCGAGGCCCTTCAGGAATCACCACTATTTTTACAAGTAGGTGGGGGGATTAACGATACAAACTGCTTGGAATGGTTACAGTGGGCTAGTAAAGTGATTGTCACCAGTTGGCTCTTTACCAAAGAGGGCAGTTTCCAATTGAACCGGTTGAAAACGATGGCAAAACTATGTGGCAAAGACCGTATTGTTGTAGATTTAAGTTGTAGGAAGACGCAAGATGGGCGTTGGATTGTCGCGATGAACAAGTGGCAGACCTTGACTGACCTCGAGCTTAACGCGGAAACGTTTCGAGAACTAAAAGAGTACACAAATGAGTTTCTGATTCACGCCGCCGATGTTGAAGGTTTGTGCGGTGGTATTGATGAGCAACTGGTATCTAAATTATATGAATGGACCAAAAATTACGACGACTTGAAAATTGTTTATGCCGGCGGAGCCAAAAGCATTGATGATTTGAGATTGGTTGATGAATTAAGCCACGGTAAAGTCGATTTGACGTTTGGTAGTTCCTTGGATATATTTGGTGGGAACTTGGTCAAATTCGAAGACTGCTGTAAATGGAATGGAGTGCAAAATTAG
- the FAF1 gene encoding Faf1p — translation MNSDEEEYARQLELQRKAFESQFGSLESMGFEDKTKNIQAEKDTSSGSDGEKDSSDDAGDLENTNGNGHFSSEEEAEDDVSDEDDEQKPKLKTQPKVIKFSGPSDVYVPPSKKTQQLLRSGKTLSQINKKLESTEAKEEKEDETVEAENLQNDLELQQFLRESHLLSAFSNGGSNSADSGVALTLQSMGGGNDDGIAYQDDQVIGKARSRTLEMRLSRLSKVNGHEEKINKLEKVPMHIRKGMVSKHVQRIKKYEQEAAEGGIVLSKVKKGQFRKIESTYKKDIERRIGGSIKARDKERATRRERGLKITSVGRSTRNGLIVSKKDIDRISGNNKGGKFNGKKNSRR, via the coding sequence ATGAACagtgatgaagaggaaTATGCCAGGCAATTAGAACTACAAAGGAAAGCCTTTGAAAGCCAGTTCGGATCTCTAGAGTCCATGGGATTCGAagataaaacaaaaaatatacagGCTGAAAAAGATACAAGCTCCGGTTCAGACGGTGAAAAGGACAGTTCAGACGATGCTGGTGACCTTGAAAACACTAATGGGAACGGCCACTTCTCTTCTGAAGAGGAGGCGGAGGATGATGTAAGCGATGAGGATGACGAACAGAAACCCAAGCTGAAAACGCAACCCAAAGTTATCAAGTTCAGTGGGCCCAGCGATGTTTACGTTCCTCCaagtaaaaaaacacaGCAACTACTGAGAAGCGGTAAGACATTATCgcaaataaataaaaagttgGAGAGCACTGAAGCTAAGGAGGAAAAAGAGGATGAGACTGTGGAAGCAgaaaatttgcaaaatgACCTGGAGTTGCAGCAATTTCTAAGAGAGTCACACTTGCTGAGTGCCTTCAGCAATGGTGGAAGTAACTCTGCGGATAGTGGAGTAGCATTGACTCTGCAAAGTATGGGCGGTGGTAACGATGACGGTATAGCTTATCAAGATGACCAAGTGATTGGGAAAGCTAGATCGCGTACATTGGAAATGAGACTAAGCAGACTGTCGAAGGTGAATGGACACGAGGAGAAAATCAACAAACTAGAAAAAGTGCCCATGCATATTAGAAAGGGAATGGTCAGCAAACACGTCCAAAGGATTAAAAAATACGAACAAGAAGCTGCAGAAGGTGGGATTGTCTTGTCAAAGGTGAAAAAGGGCCAATTTAGAAAAATCGAATCGACATACAAGAAAGACATCGAAAGGCGTATTGGTGGAAGCATCAAGGCCAgagacaaagaaagagcCACCAGAAGAGAGCGTGGTCTAAAAATCACCAGTGTAGGCAGGTCCACGAGGAACGGGTTGATTGTATCCAAAAAAGACATTGATCGCATCAGCGGAAACAACAAGGGCGGTAAATTCAACGGTAAAAAGAATTCCCGTCGCTAA
- the RPL2B gene encoding 60S ribosomal protein uL2, with protein MGRVIRNQRKGAGSIFTSHTRLRQGAAKLRTLDYAERHGYIRGIVKQIVHDSGRGAPLAKVVFRDPYKYRLREEIFIANEGVHTGQFIYAGKKASLNVGNVLPLGVVPEGTIVSNVEEKPGDRGALARSSGNYVIIIGHNPDENKTRVRLPSGAKKVISSDARGVIGVIAGGGRVDKPLLKAGRAFHKYRLKRNSWPKTRGVAMNPVDHPHGGGNHQHIGKASTISRGAVSGQKAGLIAARRTGLLRGSQKTQD; from the exons ATGG GTAGAGTTATTCGTAACCAAAGAAAGGGTGCTGGTTCTATCTTCACCTCTCACACCAGATTAAGACAAGGTGCTGCCAAGTTGAGAACTTTGGATTATGCTGAACGTCACGGTTACATCCGTGGTATCGTGAAGCAAATTGTCCATGACTCCGGTAGAGGTGCTCCATTGGCCAAGGTTGTTTTCCGTGACCCATACAAGTACAGATTACGTGAAGAAATCTTCATTGCTAACGAAGGTGTCCACACTGGTCAATTCATTTACGCCGGTAAGAAGGCTTCTTTGAACGTCGGTAACGTCTTGCCATTGGGTGTCGTCCCAGAAGGTACCATTGTTTCCaacgttgaagaaaaacctgGTGACAGAGGTGCTCTWGCTAGATCTTCTGGTAACTACGTTATCATCATTGGTCACAACCCAGATGAAAACAAGACCAGAGTCAGATTACCATCCGGTGCCAAGAAGGTCATYTCTTCTGACGCCAGAGGTGTYATCGGTGTCATTGCCGGTGGTGGTAGAGTTGACAAACCATTGTTGAAGGCTGGTCGTGCTTTCCACAAGTACAGATTGAAGAGAAACTCCTGGCCAAAGACTCGTGGTGTTGCCATGAATCCAGTTGACCATCCTCACGGTGGTGGTAACCATCAACATATTGGTAAGGCTTCTACTATTTCTAGAGGTGCCGTTTCTGGTCAAAAGGCTGGTTTGATTGCTGCCAGAAGAACCGGTTTACTACGTGGTTCTCAAAAGACCCAAGATTAA
- the VID28 gene encoding glucose-induced degradation complex subunit VID28, with amino-acid sequence MTVAYSLENLRKISNALVGDQLAKVEYFLAPKCLIFQFLVAIRPDDRVALKNAKLDLLYTLLHLEPQQRDMVGTSYLDTVSAIYKSMTLARSFAQNESLTNYKYVKLLNLCAEVYPNCEFSDLQYLQKGFIHLVNNKFLRGLCSANEVTTIIELLKFFSLVDEERDGGSDLTDPMKQEREVTEISHYQDFNMADSLEQIIVKTSTKYLDQISLKYIVRLKVSRPASPSSVKNDPFDNKGVDCTRAIPKKINISSVYDSSLLSLGLLLYLRYSYVIPDDRKLWNDLTFKAFILGLLKSDDVNIRCISLKFLLHPYLTEDKRWEDSRTLEKILPYLVESFNYDPLPWWFDPFDSLDSLVVLYNETTPMNNPVLATLAHTNVVFCILSRFSQCLSLPQQNESSLRTTTKFIKLCASFAASDEKYRLLLLNDKLLLNHLEYGLESHITLIQDFISMKDDIRETVAETHFMCLPPIYDHEFVAAWLRLLKSFSRSVSALRTTLKRNKIAQLLLQILTKTYTLTKECYFAGQNFMKPEIGIMGITLGSICNFVVEFSNLQSFMLRNGIIDIIEKVLSDPLFNSKKAWEDDENERRIALQGIPVHEVKANSLWVLRHLMYNCQNEEKFQLLAKIPMTLILDFINDSCWAVQAQCFQLLRNLTCNSRKIVNILLEKFKDVEYKIDPQTGNKISIGSTYLFEFLARKMRLLNPLDTQQKKAMEGVLYIIVNLAAVNENKKQLVIEQDEILNIISEILMETTNDNSRYGNDSNLKLACLWVLNNLLWNSSVSHYTQYAIENGLGPGHSPSDSENPQSTVTIAYNEPVAGGYSRGKYFDEPDGDDSSSNANDDDDDDGDDDDDDEGDEFVRTPAAKGSTSNVQVTRATVERCRKLVDVGLYDLVKKNITDESLSVREKARTLLYHMDLLLKVK; translated from the coding sequence ATGACTGTGGCTTATTCCCTGGAGAATCTCAGGAAGATTAGTAATGCCCTAGTGGGTGATCAACTGGCTAAAGTAGAGTACTTCCTGGCCCCAAAGTGTCTGATTTTCCAGTTCCTGGTGGCCATTAGGCCGGATGATAGGGTGGCATTGAAGAATGCGAAGTTGGATTTGTTGTATACTCTTTTACACCTGGAACCGCAACAAAGAGATATGGTAGGCACATCGTACCTTGATACTGTCTCTGCGATCTACAAGTCCATGACTCTGGCAAGAAGTTTTGCCCAGAATGAGTCTTTGACCAACTATAAGTACGTGAAACTTCTGAATTTGTGTGCAGAAGTCTACCCCAATTGCGAGTTTTCAGACCTACAGTACCTTCAGAAGGGGTTTATCCATTTGGTCAACaataaatttttgagaGGCTTATGCAGTGCTAATGAAGTTACTACAATTATTGAACTgttgaaattcttttcaCTTGTGGACGAGGAAAGGGACGGTGGTTCTGATCTGACGGATCCTATGAAGCAAGAAAGGGAAGTGACAGAAATTTCGCACTATCAAGATTTTAATATGGCGGATTCTCTTGAACAGATAATAGTCAAGACTTCCACGAAGTACCTGGACCAAATAAGCCTCAAATACATAGTGAGACTCAAGGTTTCCAGGCCAGCGTCGCCCTCCAGTGTCAAAAACGATCCATTCGATAATAAGGGTGTGGACTGCACCCGCGCAATTcctaaaaaaattaacatCTCTAGTGTTTATGACTCAAGTTTACTGTCATTGGGGTTACTGCTTTATTTGAGGTACTCTTATGTGATACCAGACGATAGGAAACTGTGGAATGACCTGACCTTCAAGGCATTTATTCTGGGCCTTTTAAAGAGTGATGATGTAAATATCAGATGCATTTCCTTAAAGTTCTTATTGCATCCATACCTTACAGAGGATAAAAGATGGGAGGATTCGCGTACTCTGGAAAAAATACTGCCATATCTCGTTGAATCGTTCAACTACGACCCATTACCTTGGTGGTTTGATCCATTCGATTCACTAGATTCTTTGGTAGTACTATATAACGAAACTACTCCAATGAATAATCCCGTACTCGCCACCCTGGCCCATACAAACGTCGTATTTTGTATTCTGTCTCGTTTTTCTCAATGCCTTTCTTTACCACAACAGAACGAGTCTTCTTTGAGAACGACTACAAAGTTCATCAAACTGTGCGCCTCCTTTGCAGCCTCGGACGAAAAATACCgtctattattattgaacGATAAGTTGTTATTAAACCACTTAGAATACGGGCTGGAATCACACATTACTTTGATACAAGATTTTATATCAATGAAGGATGACATAAGAGAAACGGTTGCCGAGACTCATTTTATGTGTTTACCTCCCATATATGACCACGAGTTTGTGGCAGCTTGGTTACGATTGCTGAAGTCATTCTCAAGAAGCGTTTCTGCCCTTAGGAcgactttgaaaagaaataaaatagCACAGCTACTTTTACAAATTTTGACTAAAACATATACCTTAACGAAGGAATGCTATTTTGCTGGACAAAATTTTATGAAACCGGAAATCGGAATTATGGGCATTACGCTGGGTAGCATTTGTAATTTTGTGGTGGAGTTCTCTAATTTACAATCATTCATGTTGAGAAACGGTATAATTGACATAATCGAAAAAGTGTTATCAGATCCTTTATTCAACTCAAAGAAAGCCTGggaagatgacgaaaatgaaagaagaatcgCTTTGCAAGGTATACCAGTACACGAAGTAAAGGCAAACTCTTTGTGGGTGTTAAGGCATTTAATGTACAACTGTCAGAACGAGGAGAAGTTCCAACTTTTAGCCAAAATCCCAATGACTTTAATCCTAGATTTTATTAATGATTCGTGTTGGGCAGTACAAGCTCAGTGTTTCCAGCTCCTTAGAAACTTGACTTGTAactcaagaaaaattgttaATATCCTCctggaaaaattcaaagatgtTGAATACAAAATCGATCCCCAAACAGGTAATAAAATTAGCATCGGTTCGACGTATCTTTTTGAGTTCTTAGCAAGGAAAATGAGACTATTAAATCCACTGGATACCCAACAAAAGAAGGCAATGGAAGGTGTTTTATACATAATTGTCAACTTGGCTGCAGTAAACGAGAACAAAAAGCAACTGGTAATCGAACAAGACGAAATACTGAACATTATCAGCGAAATATTGATGGAAACTACAAACGATAATTCACGTTATGGCAACGACAGTAATTTGAAGTTAGCGTGCCTATGGGTCCTAAATAATTTACTTTGGAATTCATCTGTTTCACATTATACTCAATATGCGATTGAAAATGGTCTGGGACCGGGACATTCACCAAGTGATTCTGAAAATCCACAATCAACGGTCACGATAGCGTATAATGAACCAGTTGCTGGTGGATATTCCAGAGGAAAGTATTTTGACGAGCCGGATGGCGATGATAGCAGTAGTAATGccaatgatgacgatgatgatgatggtgatgatgatgatgacgatgaaggCGACGAGTTTGTTCGTACTCCCGCAGCGAAAGGTAGCACTTCGAATGTACAAGTTACACGGGCTACGGTGGAAAGATGTAGAAAATTGGTGGATGTAGGTCTATACGATTTAGTCAAGAAGAACATTACTGACGAATCGCTATCTGTTAGAGAAAAGGCAAGAACGTTGCTGTATCATATGGACttgcttttgaaagttAAATGA
- the SNL1 gene encoding Snl1p, producing MSYSVMDEWKSKLSKTSTSTYVVLAIIAAVFLVTVTRPSSSKGKSGKRKGSKKDKKSKGRFEKAPVPLTLEERIGNVSLRYNNELRDRSKDLISRFDSGNEKDVYERNYCNEMLLKLLIELDGIDLINVDESLRKSLKEKRKAVIKEIQATLKSLDSLK from the coding sequence ATGTCATACAGTGTGATGGACGAATGGAAGAGCAAGTTGAGCAAGACCAGCACTTCGACGTACGTCGTGCTGGCCATAATCGCGGCCGTATTCTTGGTCACGGTCACTAGACCTAGCAGTAGCAAGGGAAAGAGCGGCAAGAGGAAGGGCTCGAAGAAGGACAAGAAGAGCAAAGGCCGCTTCGAAAAGGCCCCGGTTCCACTTACCTTGGAAGAACGGATCGGAAATGTGTCCTTGAGATACAATAACGAACTGAGAGACCGAAGCAAGGACCTTATAAGTAGGTTCGATTCCGGTAACGAAAAGGATGTTTATGAACGCAACTACTGCAACGAGATGCTGTTGAAGTTATTGATTGAGCTGGACGGTATTGACCTGATCAATGTGGATGAGTCTTTAAGAAAGTCGTTGaaggagaaaagaaaagctgTCATCAAGGAAATCCAGGCGACGTTGAAAAGTCTAGACTCtcttaaataa
- the BAR1 gene encoding aspartyl protease BAR1 has product MFIINHFCLRLLLVGLAISNTVAALRSDGSGHLEFSLKHEEQMYYATTLDIGTPSQQLTVLFDTGSADFWVMDSSNPFCLAKSNTTYYQNATYNGSRITPSVDCSSLSTYNENSSSTYQDLDNGRFYIIYADGTFADGSWGKETMSIDGIKIHDIQFGLAKYATTPVSGVLGIGFPRRESVKGYDGAPNEYYPNFPQILKSEHIIDVVAYSLFLNSPDSDTGSIVFGAIDESKFSGDLYTFPMVNEYPTIVDVPATLAMTIQGLGAQNKSSCEHETFMTTKYPVLLDSGTSLLNAPKSIADKMASFVNASYSADEGIYILDCPDSTDGVEYTFDFGDLQINVPLTSLILSPETEGGYCGFAVQPTNDSMVLGDVFLSSAYVVFDLDNYKVSLAQANWNASDDSRKLVNIPTDGSIPGGKSATAQPWSTNDPFTVTSDIYASDVCKTTLSSHQQTGSSSIPQTSMQALNSTTRVVGVRSTTTLSKTTQTGVTNQGESTNIESATARNQSAPNYDAKSSDSGLIIVTESSGRKGFSSPTHSMPQTTVNPTATKSSALISISVGKSINRPTHKTIITETVTKYSTVVINVCKPTF; this is encoded by the coding sequence ATGTTCATTATAAATCACTTTTGTTTACGACTTCTACTGGTGGGTCTCGCGATCTCAAACACCGTTGCTGCTTTAAGAAGCGATGGCAGCGGTCATCTGGAATTTTCACTAAAGCATGAAGAGCAGATGTACTACGCTACAACTTTAGATATAGGTACCCCATCTCAACAACTGACAGTACTGTTTGATACTGGGTCTGCAGACTTCTGGGTGATGGACTCTAGCAATCCGTTCTGCCTTGCTAAATCCAATACAACATATTATCAAAACGCGACTTATAATGGCAGCAGGATCACCCCTTCAGTGGATTGTTCGTCTTTGAGTACATACAACGAGAACAGCTCTTCCACCTATCAAGATCTTGATAACGGCAGGTTCTATATCATATACGCAGACGGGACGTTTGCAGACGGTTCTTggggaaaagaaaccatGTCAATTGACGGAATTAAAATCCATGATATACAGTTCGGTTTAGCCAAATATGCTACGACGCCAGTTAGTGGTGTCCTGGGCATCGGTTTCCCCAGAAGGGAGTCCGTGAAGGGGTATGACGGTGCTCCTAATGAATACTATCCTAATTTCCCACAAATTCTGAAAAGTGAACATATTATTGACGTGGTCGCATATTCACTCTTCCTAAATTCGCCTGACTCTGATACTGGTTCTATTGTGTTTGGTGCCATTGATGAATCAAAGTTTTCTGGCGATTTGTACACATTTCCCATGGTAAACGAATATCCAACTATAGTCGATGTCCCAGCGACTCTAGCGATGACCATACAAGGTTTGGGGGCCCAGAATAAAAGCAGCTGTGAACATGAAACATTCATGACAACCAAATACCCAGTTTTATTAGACTCAGGAACATCTTTGTTAAACGCTCCAAAGTCCATTGCAGATAAGATGGCTTCCTTTGTAAATGCATCATATAGTGCAGATGAAGGCATATACATACTAGATTGCCCAGACTCCACAGACGGTGTAGAATACACGTTTGATTTTGGTGATCTGCAAATAAACGTTCCATTAACTAGTTTGATTTTGAGTCCTGAGACAGAGGGCGGATATTGTGGTTTTGCTGTCCAACCAACCAACGATTCGATGGTTTTAGGTGATGTGTTCTTGTCTTCTGCATATGTTGTGTTTGATCTCGATAACTATAAGGTATCGTTGGCACAGGCGAATTGGAATGCTAGTGatgattcaagaaaattggTGAATATTCCTACTGATGGGTCCATTCCGGGTGGTAAGAGTGCAACTGCACAACCTTGGTCCACTAATGATCCATTTACAGTCACTTCCGATATTTATGCATCTGACGTTTGCAAAACTACGCTCTCTTCGCATCAACAGACAGGCTCCTCATCTATTCCACAGACTAGCATGCAAGCTCTTAATTCCACAACAAGGGTTGTGGGAGTCAGGTCGACTACTACATTGAGCAAAACTACTCAAACAGGAGTGACAAACCAAGGCGAAAGTACTAACATAGAAAGTGCAACGGCGCGTAATCAATCAGCGCCTAATTACGATGCGAAAAGTTCAGATAGTGGGCTAATCATAGTAACTGAGTCATCGGGTAGAAAAGGTTTCTCAAGCCCTACGCACTCAATGCCTCAAACTACAGTTAACCCAACTGCGACGAAAAGTTCTGCACTAATATCCATATCTGTAGGGAAGAGTATAAATCGACCCACTCATAAGACCATCATAACAGAAACCGTTACGAAATATTCTACAGTTGTAATAAATGTTTGTAAACCAACATTTTAA